Within Campylobacter jejuni, the genomic segment ATATAATATTTGTCGTTGCCATGAAAGCCATAGTCAAATCAGCCAAATTCCAAGCAAGTTTTAAATTCATTTGCGAGCCTATAAAAATCATAGCCACAGCTGTAATTCTAAACAAATTCATTACAAATTTGGAATTTGTTAAATATTTAACATTAGCTTGAGCATAATAATAATTTCCTATTAAAGAAGTTATTGCAAAAAGAACAATAGCTATAGTAATAAAATGGATTCCAAAGCTACCATAATACTCACGCATAGCTTCTTGAACTAAAGGCATTCCACCATCAATTTTACTTTCTCCAAGTCCTAAATATGCCATAGAAAAAAGAACTAAAAATCCAGAACTTGTACAAACAACAACATCAATTAAAACTGAAAAGGCTTGTATAACACCTTGTTTAGCTGGATGACTTGTCAAAGCTGCTGCAGCTGCATTAGGTGCCGAGCCCATACCTGCTTCATTTGAAAAAAGTCCTCTTTTAATCCCTATAACTAAAGCAGAACCAGCAAAACCACCAAAAATCGCTTTAAAATCAAAAGCACTTTGTAAAATCATATGAACCACAGAAGGAATTTTATCAAAATTCATTAAAACAGCAATCACAGCAAGTAAAACATAAGCTAAAGCCATAAAAGGAACAATTAAAGAACTAATTTTACCTATTTTAGTATGGTGAGAAAAAAACATCCATGCACCAAAAATAGTTAAAACAATACCAATAATCATTGGCCAAGAACTTGATGCAAAATCTACAGCAGCATTTGGATTAAACATATCATAATAAACTTTAAAAGACGAAGTCATTGTTTGACTTTGAAGTCCGTTAAATCCATAAGCATAAGTAATAATAAGAATAAAAGCAAAAAAAGCTCCAAAAAAATGTGAGCCTAAGGCTTTTTTTATATAATAAGCTGGCCCACCTTTAAATCCACCTGTATCATCTTTTGATTTGTAAACTTGAGCTAAGGTACTTTCAGCAAATGCTGAGGCACCACCAAAAAATGCCATAACCCACATCCAAAATAAAGCACCAGCTCCACCTGTGGCCAATGCCAAAGAAATTCCAGCGATATTTCCTATACCAACTCTAGAAGCAGTTGAGATCATCAATGCTTGAAAAGGTGAAATATGTTCTTTAGTGTGTCCTTCGTTTTTTTCTGTAAGAATTTTAAATACAGAACTCAACATACGAAACTGAACAAAGCGAGTTAAAAAACTATAATAAAGCCCACAAACAATAAGTAAAACCACCATAATAATGTCTGTATTTGGGACAATCTTATTAGCTATAATATCAGACGCTTTATTGGCAAAATCTAGC encodes:
- a CDS encoding alanine/glycine:cation symporter family protein, translated to MNLDIMLDFANKASDIIANKIVPNTDIIMVVLLIVCGLYYSFLTRFVQFRMLSSVFKILTEKNEGHTKEHISPFQALMISTASRVGIGNIAGISLALATGGAGALFWMWVMAFFGGASAFAESTLAQVYKSKDDTGGFKGGPAYYIKKALGSHFFGAFFAFILIITYAYGFNGLQSQTMTSSFKVYYDMFNPNAAVDFASSSWPMIIGIVLTIFGAWMFFSHHTKIGKISSLIVPFMALAYVLLAVIAVLMNFDKIPSVVHMILQSAFDFKAIFGGFAGSALVIGIKRGLFSNEAGMGSAPNAAAAALTSHPAKQGVIQAFSVLIDVVVCTSSGFLVLFSMAYLGLGESKIDGGMPLVQEAMREYYGSFGIHFITIAIVLFAITSLIGNYYYAQANVKYLTNSKFVMNLFRITAVAMIFIGSQMNLKLAWNLADLTMAFMATTNIISLLLLGGIVNKVLKDFNTQQKSGIDPKFNASKLGIKNAECWD